The Daphnia carinata strain CSIRO-1 chromosome 1, CSIRO_AGI_Dcar_HiC_V3, whole genome shotgun sequence sequence CTGATTAAGTTCAACAGTATGTTGTCATACCCAGAGGACACAAAGCTGACTTCCGATATTtgtataaaaatagaagaactGTCATAGAAATTATAACCAGTGGATTTCGCTATAACAATAGGACAGAAAAAGCATTTTCCAATCGATTTTGTACGTAACGATTACATTGGTAGGCACCATTCAGACAATGTTCAGTTTTGTTTGAATTGGTCTATGATTTGGCGTTTaataaaaagcaaattatataaaaatgagaagaacGCCTTTGCCTATAAAGATAAGCTGTCTAtaatcattttgaaagaatacaaaaaaaaagggttccacaaataaaaaaaaaactaaatgcaaataaaaagcTGGGATATAGGAGGCAGCAACATATATGCTACGGCCGGTGACGTGGAAAATCTTTTCACATAACGGGCATATGTATTATATGGCCGGGGCAAAGTTGACACGACACATCGGAAACTAGAAACTCTTTTTGCTCCTTCTGTAGAGCATGACCTTTTTTCCCTCCGCCTTTTTATACTTCTACTGGTGCATACGCCCTTCTGATTCCTGTCGTCCCAAACATGAAAACCGCAGCTGCACGAAGAGTCTATTTGGCTTCATCCGTTCAACGGAGGAAAACTCTTCTCTCTATAAAGTCACTTCCACATGTCATTTTTATCTCATCTCCTCGTAGTTGTCTGGCGTGGCTCCGAAATGTGATGTTCTTTCGCCACCGCTTTTGCTGTCTCCATGTAGAACACAATCACGATATAGCCTATCATCCGCTTTGCTCCCGATGAGGCAAAATGTCACGCGccgacaaacaaaacatcaaaatgccaacaacttttttgtttccttttgctttctctCGATGCTTCGGAAAATATtagcatttctcttttttcctgtTACGTACAGTTTTTATGTGTCTAATGTTATGAGATCACAAGCGAAACGGATGATTCGTTCTTGTGTTGTGATTCCATTATATTACAACAgcattttaaagaaattcaataaagtttCTATGAAATTTTTACGCATCCAAGTGTGGGCACGGATGATCGATGTTGTCCAGATTTAAGTTCCCGGTAtataaaaaatatggaaaagaAACTAGACATTTGCACTTCCACCGTGTGAGCAAAAATGTGTTGGAAGTcctcactttttgtttttttgtatacgAGTGGCAGCAAGGGATGGCCTCTAACGAAATAGCAATAGaacttcattattttttttctatttctttacGATAGAAATGTCACGAACTTTCGTTTACTATTGAAGAATATCAATCGAAAGGCTTGTTTTAATGATGAATAAATAAGTAATGTAAGCAATTCTAACAAATAtatgcacattttcaattttaaagtGCCGTTCGATGAAAGCACACGTATTTTAGAATTTAACTCGATCACGTAATGGCGTTAGAGGTCCTTTACTTAATTGTACaaggccaatgtaaaaaccagaagtataaaaaaatcattttagcTGCTAAATCTTTTCACGAAAGGTTGCTATAATTTCGTGTGATCAGTTTGGACGTTGGATGTCACGCGTTCCGagtgaattttctttttatacgGACGTCGCCTGTACAATATCTCCTGTACTATTGGCGTAACTGTCTGTAAAGAATTGGAAAGGCTCAAAAACAAATCTTACGAAAAAgttttattagaaaaaaaaaaagaaaacggcacGCACGCGAACAGCCAACGTGCACGTAGAGAGCCTATGTAAGCTGCCGTGTGTATAAGCCTCTCGTAACCAATTAGACAAAGAGCTTTAAGTGTACGGGCGTATTTCTTTAGAATGCTTGATGGATGTACGCCTCGACCTCGTTTTCAGTTTAGTTTTAAATTCAGGGCaacgtttttgtttgacaaTTTGGCTCCGAGAAAATCCAAGACCAGCAAGCTAATTTCATAAATCTCTGCATGTCAAGGATTTTGTTACCTCCGTAAGGGATTCTTTCTAAGAATATTGTGCCCAATGTTGCACAGAGCAAGTAGCCGAATGCCTTTGGCTGGACCATGTAGCGTCATAATTCTTATACTGACGTCTTTCAACTCTGAATATAAGAATAATCAAAACCAAGAAATGCGGCACTATGTCCAGGTGAAGGATGTAATGGAAACTTGTATATTTATAGCGCATACCATGGGGCCATAATCTATTTATGGTGCATAAAGTACTCTTGCTATGAACTAGAAGATTATCAAGATATTTTCAATAAAAGAATTCATCATCAGAGAACGAGAGCAAGGCTGTATTTCAATAGCCATCATTGCGATATATGTAGGCTAGTACAAACAAATAAGAAGAAAGGGACACTCACATAACTTCGTACTTGAGGTATATATCGATCGATAATAATTGCGGAAAGACAATGGGTCGTAGCAAATTGGAGAGTCACTCTGTCACCATTCAGCGAGCAAATATATGTTTGGACAGACCAGCATCTATATACTGGATGCATGTTATTATAGGTCTATTTATATAGCGCGTGTCTATAAATAGCTTGCTTGTTTTATATGAAGTCCGAAGCTGTTGGGCAGCTTAGCATCGACCGATTTTATGATTGGCAATTGACGTCATGAAAAACTAGCGAAATTATTCTCGTGTCTGTCTACGCAATTGTATCATATCCTTCTTCTTGGTCCATGGTTTTGttagtttggttttttttatccatcgTAATAAAGCATTCAGGTAGTCATCCTAATTTACATTTATCATGCTGGCATCTACTGTATGGTTCGATTTCACTGCATATTTGCTGCAACCGCTTTCCATTGTTTAGCATACGATATAGCCGTATATTGTGTACATTCTAGGAAAATGTTCCTTGACGGCACAACTCACTATGGAGGGCTTGACATTTTTCAGAGCATCTTTTGCTCGGTACATCCGTGTCCTAGTTTCTTATTTCTAgggatttttttgtgttgttgatTTAACTATCAAATACCCTGTGTGTTCGGTCATGTCGTACAACAGCATATCATCTACTGCATAGAAAAGCAGTAGCGACAGCCCAATGTTCACATTTCGCATTCCATACCGCACAATCGCTGCATAGCTGCTGCATTGCATACAAAACAACGTTTCTATGTCATTTGCTAGGCCGAAATAGCGCAGGATTGTCTATAAATGCATACGACGCCATCATATGTGCTTGTACAAGATAAAAACAGAGGCAGATATCAGAATTGAGACTCCAGTATTTTCCTTCAATTACACGAATCATCTATAAATGTAAAACTCACATTTTGGTTCGCAATCCTTAAAGAAATCACAAAAAGAATGGATATTTCTTATAGTCTTTTGTATTAgcaatgtttgaaaaaattaatgcaaacaaaccaacaacaaccaaacacCAACTATACATAGTCTTGCGTTTAAATCGATACTTCTGCAGGTTAATGAGGAGTAATGGTGACGAAGCTTCCTAAGGTACACGTTACATACAAAGTATAATTATACAACAACTAATGCGTACATCCGAGAAGGATTTATTGCAACTGCGCTATAAAGGCTACGAACCGTAACGAGCACAGCCCATTGGTAGGAGTGCCCAGGAGAACGGAcgagagaataaaaaatttagtgAAAATGGGTAAGATGAAAAAAGCAGTAAAAGAGAAACCACTCAAAGTCGATGTTGGACTTATTTGTTGGTTGTATAGACAAGTACATAGATATCTCGTGTATCTTCTGTATTGCTCCGTATATGTACTGTATATCTAACCATAGTGTATCTACAGTGCCACGTACACTCTATTTCAATGAACATATTGTACTATGTGCAGCCTAACATCTTGATAACGTTTTGGGGAAAATGCTATACCTCAGGAATGACAGCTCTAGCAACGGGCAACATGCTGCGATAAAATCAGAGCCATAAAACGCAGAAGCAAAAATGCCACTTATATAATCGTCAGGATCACATGCATATAATAGACTAATGTGTATATGCAGCTGCCCTCTTGCCATGGTAGGGAAACTGTATTAGTtatataatataaatataactGAGACGGAAAGGTCAAGTGTTATATTCAAGAAACTATGCAGTAGCCGACTTTGTAAAGGTTCGGGTTCATTTCGGTCAAATTGGATCACGCAGATGGTCTGCCATCCCATTGCTTTAGGGCCTACACCTATGGCTATTACAATGTCCGAAGCGAATGTGCCCAAATGAACAAATTTCCCAATTGCAGTTCGCTTCCGTCGTCGGCAAAATCGGCTTACACGGCTAATCGGTAGAACGTATGCTACGCAAAGAAATCAGGCACAATTAATTTGTGTTACGCAGCAGCAATACATGTGGCCGCTGGACTAGCAGTAGTAACACAATTTCATATAGGTTGAATAGACGTTGACGCGTTGGGtcggctccttttttttattgtttaattatCGCATTACCAGACATCACATAAACTACCTGTATTACCTGTAAAAATGAACCCCAAAagtaaatcaaacacatcagtcttttcaatttgattattattatccTGCCTATATTTCGACTGTAAAACAATTATCCATCGCTTTGTTGAGATATcaattaacaatgccagcTGGCAGGCCTCACTCTTTGTTCGAATAACAATAATGGCTCAGAGCCAAGTGGAAGGTATAAAAGGCTTCAGTAACCGATCGAATAAACACCTTTATTTTTCCCAAAGTTGCTGCTGCCCTCTCCCCGAATTGAAATTGTGTATATCGCAATGCTCGGTGGCGAACGATGTAAAGACTAGCGGGTGGCAAAGAGTATATGAGATGGATTCTGTATTAATTATGTTATCAGTTATCAAAGAGAGTTTGCATTCGTTGATTGGGCGCTACCGTAAAATCCATTAGCTCTTAAAgtgaatgtatatatatagagagagagaggcaaacCGCAGAGCCTTAATTGAAACTAGCTTTTGCTTATAACATCTGGAGCGAGGAGAATAACAACGGCAGGGACAGCGGGAGTTGAAGTGTACGATTGAATAAAACGGAGCCCAGCGAAGAGGGCGTGTTAAATTGCATTTGAATCAGCATGGGAGTGAACGAGAGAACCGCTATTAAGCGGGTCTACATCTAGGGCTAAATGGAAGACGCACGGTCCGATAAGTTCCTCTACGTTGTGGCGTGCAACAGCGCTGGCAACGTAAGGCAAAATCAATAGGATCCTATCTCTCCCTCTGTGTTTGCAGCCTATGGTAACAAACAGGCGTCAGCTTATTTACTTTTTACAGACGAAAAACACATACAAAAGGAGATATGCGAATATGAGCGAAGTCATCATTCCTTCTGAGAATTGCTCCTTGCTAATATGTTATTCTCCCGCTCACCGAAAATAGCCAATGCGGGCATAATATTAATATTCTTTCTACTTATTTCTGAGATTGTCGTTGCTGTTTGGCTATTGCGCTTCGCTAGATACCCTTCTGAGGAGCAGCGATCGAATTCCCACAGGCACTCTGCAAGAGCTTGAAAgactattttttgttttctctttatatTCACATCGTACACCCTGGCCTTTTAAACTATGTACGCATTCCCATATGATTGCGGAAGAGCGATCAGACAAATACCGTCCTCTCTCGCCTTTCGTGAACCGGTCCGATGTGCCCGCGTGAATACATTCGAAAGTACAGTGCGTGTGATGCGTATTGAAAGAGCTTCTACGGACACAGGTCGTGGCCTTTATGTCTCTATCTTTAACAGCAGGCTTTATATATAAACTTCCATGTATCACGCACGTGTCTATCTATCCTTCAATTCTGTGGCGTGTGTCCTTGCAAAACGTAGAACACGAACACGGACGATCAAGCCAACAGGTTTCCCATTTGCGCCCGTAGTCGTAGATGATTCTACGGACAATCCCCGTAACTATACGAGTCTACAGCTATATACGGGGGGCGGTGAATGTGGCTGCTCAAACTTCTGTTGGTCCATTTCGAAAAACGTGAAGATGGCGTGTGACGGGTCCTTCGGTACGGACTAGTAGAAAAACTTGAAGGATCAGCGTCGTTCTCCGGGTGAACGATTCGTGCAAACACGAGTCACAACACTTGGAAGAAGTTTAATTATGACTCCCAAACATGCGAGACAAACATTAGGCTAGTCGCTTTTAAAAGATCCAGAAAGGCTATTGTAGAAACGTGTCATCTTCTTCGTTCCTCCTCTTTTGCACCAAGTTTTACTATCcacctttttgtttcgttggcCAATTAAACCAACGTGGTATTCCGTGAAAAGGTCTGCATTTTCGTCCATAATTAATGATTCATTTGCGACCACTAGCAAGTATAACTTACTTGCCTGTGTTCCTCTAGTGGTGGAGAAATGTGAGGGTAATTGCTGAACAGGAGCGGATATTTCAGGGCAAAACCGCCCACTTGTACTACGAGGAAGCGATCAATAAATGATGTTCGGATAGTTGGGGAGGAAACAAAATGTTGGAATGGCTTCCAAAATGCAacgtttctcgttttctttttcaacctAAAAGGCTACTGGTATCTGCATAATATAATACTCGAGCTATTAAGTAAAAATGCGTTGGCGTGTGCACCCAATTCGTATGTCTGTTGGTTAATGAGCATCATCACACTGGATTTTCATTATCAATAATTTCGTCTACAGTCGAAACTATACGATGGTCAAGCTCATTATCTTAGCTAATAGGTTTCTATTTCGAGCAACAATTATCTTTGAAATTTGTTCTGTCATGATGTAACGATTGATCTTCCGCCAGAGCGATAGCCGAAGCACTCGTTACGCAATTATATCGTTCGTAATGGAAATGGTTGCTTCGTAACACGATCGAATGCGAAGTTGGATCGCAAATCTATGCAAGCTGTCTTTCCTTgtttgttaaacaaaaaaaagcagatgATTCAAAAGTTTTAACTTCAACATTTAGGCTAGttaaataaaatggaaatgattTCATGTATGACATTTTTGGGGTTGTCGGAACGTTATAGTTACATGATAAACTGATTGTAAGCTTGTGACGCTAATGGACAATACTGTGCAGGAGAAGCAGCAACCATGACCTTTGatggaaaatttcttttccttaatTGCATGCCACTGTTTCACCattgttcaaatttgaataattcaattgTGTCAATCATCTGTCTCGATGGAAAGAATTCTATTTTCAATTCTATTTTAGAAACGTGCTGATCGGTAAAAGACTTGCATTTACAGATGTGCTCGTTCAAATATCAGGATCATTGttctttctttatctttttcattCCAAAAAGTTCACtaatacgaaaaaagaaatagaaaggaaACAGTACAAAATGGGCTGACTATGCTGGAAAAACCAGATCAAATGTTTATATTAGTGCAGTTGCATAGACATTCGCGCTGTTCATCCGATCTATCACTTTCCTTTTAATGGACAAGTCACACCGGAAGGCGAATTTTGCAGCGTCAATTTGCGATACTCTGTATAcatttttcgcatttttttttatcattttgtttttcctttttaacgTGGGCGGTTCTGTTTTCTGATGTTCTGCTTTCCATAATCCATAAAGAATTTTGCGCTTTTCTTATTGCGCATCACATTGCCAGACGCAATTGAAACACTTGCCTTGCAGTCGAAGCTCCTTTTGTTCCTATTCGATTTCGTTTTACTTAACTACAGCGACGACTTCTCACTGTACTGCAATACCATGAATTACAGTTTCCATAAAATGGAAGGGCGTGGCAACGAATCGTGTATAAATATTATTCTCTGTTTCTGCAAAAAAGCAATTGaagattctattttttttttttttgaggggctAATGGGTTTCTGTGTTTGAATCGATAATGGCCGAGGAAACAACTACTTTGTGTTATACCTTACACAAAGATATTTAACGGAAAATGTCTTTAAATGTAAGTGGCTCCTAAATTTCTGCTTTATCTGTTGTCTTGATTCATCGTGCGCAGTTGTTGGTGCTCAGGAACGATGCTACACCTGTGCATTCGAAAGCGTAACTTCGCCTCTAAGCCTTACATGTATAAACTCAAAGTGTATAGGGGCTAACGTTATTTGGGTCGAAAACTAATTTGTGAAAGGGATTAGTACCCTAGCTAGAGCTTTACCCATTTATCCACATCTAAATCCGCATTACATGAACTCGACGACTTTCTCCGTCGATTGCCTTTGTCTCCTACGCTTGGACGTAGGCAACTATCGGTCACGTTATTTGTGAATTGTATAGTCGATTACATAATGTTATTATCACTTTTAACAGCTGCTTCTTGGTGGCATTAATCACTCTTGTATAAAACTTTTTTCACATGCTTCCCCTTTTTGAACTCCCCATAAAATCGTtgcctttcaatttttttctcgtatttGGGTTGGTATGTCGCAATTGCTTTGCTGAGAAACGGTTCGCAAAAAATTGCGTCCCACCCTTTCTTTCAGACGTCGTAAAAGTCGGTaatctttatttcttttcccatGTACATCTTTTATCGTCATTTCAGGGTAAACGGAAAGGAAAGAATGAGGACTTCTGAATCATATAGCATATACATCCCTTTGTTTCGAAGGAGAGTGTCCCCCTAAAAGACAAATCAATACTGGGATGTTTTCTGCCAATGTTGGTTTCAAAAAGCAACATGGAACAACCCTATACTTATTGGCCTTTCCTTAATATTCCCGATTGTGTCCTTAAGGACGTTATACATTTCAgtcaagaaaaggaaaagaattaaTATCCAAgaaaggaggaagaaaagaaatttgtttataGGGAGAAtcagtgaaaaagaaaattggaagtTCTCACTTCCTGCCCAATTTCGAGGATTGATTGGATCCCAATGGCGCGACACGGGATCCTATATAAAATAATATACAGCACATCACACGCTGGGGTTATTCAGTACGTTTCTCAGTAAAACACGTGCAACGCGGAGCTTTTTATTGGTGAGGCGATTTCGATAGGGCTGATGCCCGCAGCAGTCACGCCCTGGCGAATGGCAATAACCCACCAGCACAAAATTCTATTAAACATGGCTGTCTCGCCCGACCGCATTTACGTGTAAAAGATGGTGTCGGGTATATCCCTGTTTAGGCTGCAACACAGTGTATATCTAGCGGCCTATTACGCCTGTGGTATTGAATTACATGTATTGATATACACAATACTCATCGATTACAGAtattaaaatttgattatcAAAAGCGAAAGCGACTAAACATATGGTCTTAGTTAAATGAAACTGCAAAGAAGTTTTGTTCGATATTTAACTTTAGAAAAGATagtgagaaaatgaaatcaataacgaaaaataagCAATGGCTGCCATGGAGAGGGTGGCAAGTCCGTTTGTCGTCACCACCGCTTCATGCCAAGAATGATTTAACATGATCTCGCTAAGACGGAAAATAgaatagtttttattttatttgagcAATTCATAGTTGAACGTAGGAAATCAGATGAGAATCAAGATcgacttttattttattctttatccTTCACAGAGATAAATAGGACCCTGTAGGCCATAAACTAAGTCATTGTCTCTTGACACCCATTTAAATCTTTGTCTCTTCCTCTGGCTTCGTAATACATaaatccttttctttgttcaaAATCATCGCGATGATTGATGAATATTATTTCCATACGTAGCTCAAGGATATTTGTTTATTGCTCACTTAGCATCGTGATTCATACAAATTTGCTATTTTATTTAGGCATTATCACGTCAGCGCGTTTGATGGAGGACCGACTGAGCGGTTCAGGCACGCGAATCAACACAGTGGCGTCGAGCAACAGCGGCTTATTTACAGCGGGAGGCAGTTCCGTTGGCTCTTCTTCGGCCACAGGTGCAACCGGCGGATCATCTTTTGTCGGTGGACCTCCGTCCTTGTCCCGGAATCGGTCCTTCTCCAAGCATTCGCTCTTAGAGATTGTCAGCAATCGAATAAGCGGGTCTGGCGTTGTTGGAACGAGTTCGGCAGAAAGCAGCGGTGGTATCGGATTGACGAAAAGATTCTCCCGCGAGTCTTTCTCAGCTGCTTGCGTCAACAAAACGCAACAAccgcaacaacagcaactgCTCCAGGCCAATGATTCGTTGTCTCCGTCTGCCGCCACTGAATTATTGGCGTCTTCGACGACGAGGAGATCGCGAGATGCCCGCCGGCGTGATCTGAAGAATAAATTGAAGCTGGAACGCAACTGGGATGCCCGCCAACTGGAACTCGGAGGTAATGGTGCTCATAACTTTGCGTCAAGTGGGGCTAATGGTGGTGGTGCATCGTCAGGACCGAGAAGTGGTTGCAAATGGACGTTCGTCTTTGATCCGGCCGGCCGTCTGTGCTACTATTGGTCGATGGTGGTCTCACTGGCCTTCCTCTACAACTTCTGGGTGCTCATCTACCGCTTTGCCTTCCAGGAGATCGCCAGCGACACGCTGGTGATGTGGTTGTGTCTCGACTACTTTTGCGATTTGGTCTACGTGCTGGACATTGCCTTCCACTTCCGGACGGGCTATCTGGAGGAAGGTGTGCTACAGACAGACGCCAGCAAACTGCGCCAGCACTACATGAACTCGACGACATTCTACGTCGATTGCCTTTGCCTCCTCCCGCTCGACTTCCTTTACCTATCCATCGGTTTCAATTCCATGTTGCGATGCTTCCGGCTCGTCAAGATCTACCGCTTCTGGACGTTCATGGACAGGACGGAACGGCACACCAATTACCCAAATGTGTTCCGATCCATCAGTCTCGTCCACTACTTGTTGGTCATCTTTCACTGGAACGCCTGCCTCTATCGGATCGTCATGCGCAACAACAGCTTCGACCAGTCGCTCATCAGAGAATGGCAGTGGACTACTCCGCCCGATCCCAACGACGGCGTCGGCCAATACCTCCAGAGCTTCTACCTCTGCACCTTGACGCTGACGACCACCGGCGGCGTCCTCAAACCTCGCACCAAAGGCGAACTCTTGTTCGTCATCATCCAGCTCATTTTCGGGCTCATGTTGTTCGCCACTGTACTCGGACACGTCTCCAACATCGTCATCAATGTCAGCGCTGCTCGAAAAGAGTTCCAGGGTATGTTGAAATACAGTTTTAGTATACATATTTCAATTCCAACTTTGTATTGCCTTTAAAAAGTTGGACTAGATTCCCTAGTGCCTTAATCGTTCAATATTCAGGACGGTGTAGTTGTCTGTCGGGTACTGTGAGGTAGAGCATCGCACTTCTTTGATGTTTACGTTGGTCCATCATCAAAGCAAAGCTAGTAGTTTCTTACTCAGAACTAAAAAGCAAGCGACTACTGGCACTTGCAAGTCGAGGGACGTCTCGTTTTAAACCGCCAATCGTTGTACGTTGCCTCAGTCTTTACTTTTCTACCGAATTTCGTAGAACACCATAAGCGGTACAATTGCAAAACAGAGAGAAATgcgttaaaataaaaaaaaactgtttatttaaaattttgacgtATCATATGTAATATTCATTAGGAGTTTTGTGGTGCTAGCAAATGGGAAAGCAAACTTAGTTCGCTGTGTGCGCGAGCATGTTGAAATGAACTTTGGCGTTGTCCTGCGAACTGCGAACAGGAATCTGGATATTTGAACGTTGAGCTGTGAAATTCTCCGAACTTATCTGGCTCGATTGATGTTTGTAAATCATGTGGTGCTTAGTTGACTCGTCCGAATTCAACCTTAGTTGTGCTGGTTCATCCTGGGGAAAATGATCGCTTTCATCCGCTTGATGAGAAGCAACGGCCGTGTCAAAAACGTCAACATGCGGCATTTCACCAACGGAGATTTCACTGTACGGAACTTTAACCTCAGGGACAGGAGCTATGTAACCCGTGGGCGCAGATAGCGGAGGATCACACTTTGTGGGATTAATGATGCAAATGATAATGTCTTTTGGCAAAAGTTTCAGTTTGGCGGTTAAGTAGTAAAATGGGCTGTACATGTTCATGCTTGACCCAGCAAATATCGGAGTTGAGCGGACCATTGATTGCGACGTTATCCCGGAATGTAGAATCACGGGGGCTGTCGTTGCGACTGAGATAAACGCAGAGAAAAGAACCTTTGccagaaaatgaaagacaaaaataaaggtcAGAGggtacagaaagaaaacggacCATTGTGACCAATTGACTACCACAACACATCATAGTTccttacaaaaaaattcatgacGATGTTCGTAGTTTGAGATGAGACGTAACACTGACTACGATCTGGTTATGCCTTTTCTAATGTTTACAAGGAATCGCACTGGGCACAGAGTACGGTGAGGGTTCAACTCTTGACCGCTCTGGCTTTTCGTCTACACCCAAGTGCTGCTCGACCTCACGATAAGATAAACCCATTTATGTACAGAGGCATTTGATTTCCATTTACACCCGAACTTGATGCGTAACCACCAAGAccttttctcgttttgtttttcagttcaTTACTTATACGACTAGCTTGCAACTTACGATTTAGTGTAAAACGATACTTGGTCCGCTCGTTAAATCCAACGACACGCTTCTGAAATGATTTAGCTTTTTCGAACTTCTTTTTGAATGTCTCGAGTGTGTGAGAACTTTTTGACAGGGCATCCTATTTGCTAAACACGAACAAAATAGACTTTAGATAATGGATGTTCGTGTAAACGAGCACGAAGGCCGTTAACTATT is a genomic window containing:
- the LOC130691028 gene encoding uncharacterized protein LOC130691028 isoform X2 — its product is MNFFVLFSAFISVATTAPVILHSGITSQSMVRSTPIFAGSSMNMYSPFYYLTAKLKLLPKDIIICIINPTKCDPPLSAPTGYIAPVPEVKVPYSEISVGEMPHVDVFDTAVASHQADESDHFPQDEPAQLRLNSDESTKHHMIYKHQSSQISSENFTAQRSNIQIPVRSSQDNAKVHFNMLAHTAN
- the LOC130691028 gene encoding uncharacterized protein LOC130691028 isoform X1: MMCCGSQLVTMVLFSAFISVATTAPVILHSGITSQSMVRSTPIFAGSSMNMYSPFYYLTAKLKLLPKDIIICIINPTKCDPPLSAPTGYIAPVPEVKVPYSEISVGEMPHVDVFDTAVASHQADESDHFPQDEPAQLRLNSDESTKHHMIYKHQSSQISSENFTAQRSNIQIPVRSSQDNAKVHFNMLAHTAN